A window from Drosophila subobscura isolate 14011-0131.10 chromosome O, UCBerk_Dsub_1.0, whole genome shotgun sequence encodes these proteins:
- the LOC117899090 gene encoding glycine-rich cell wall structural protein, giving the protein MVKISRSLVVLLSLCACSYAQYQYPQQRPGATQEAGSQPTGGPVDNRIIPLGGLLGGGGGGGLLGGGGGGGLFGNLLGGLLGGNNARPPPPPASYPGFGGGYPGYGGGYPSYGGGYPGAFGGGYTGGLPGGFGGGYGNPYGGYYG; this is encoded by the exons atgGTGAAGATTAGCCGTTCG TTGGTGGTGCTGTTGTCGCTTTGTGCCTGCAGTTACGCTCAGTACCAGTATCCCCAGCAGCGACCTGGTGCGACCCAAGAAGCTGGATCTCAGCCCACTGGCGGACCTGTGGACAATCGAATTATACCCTTGGGTGGTCTGctcggtggcggtggaggaggtggtctgctcggcggcggcggaggaggggGCCTGTTTGGCAACCTGTTGGGTGGCCTCTTGGGCGGAAATAATGCTcgcccaccaccaccgccagcatCGTACCCTGGATTCGGAGGCGGCTATCCTGGATATGGCGGGGGCTATCCTTCATATGGAGGCGGTTATCCTGGCGCATTTGGTGGCGGGTATACTGGTGGCCTTCCAGGTGGGTTTGGAGGTGGTTATGGCAACCCCTATGGCGGCTATTACGGCTAA
- the LOC117899091 gene encoding keratin-associated protein 19-2, translated as MRRNVVTIMGLSLLLCLGLGHSHGFGGKIGGGGYAPVYTNYVPYPVAQPVPVPEPIPVPVAVPQPYPVLVPQPVPFKHGWKGGLGGFGGLGQGLGYSGSYSSAYSSAGSFSSGFGGGGYGGGIWKRR; from the coding sequence GTTACAATCATGGGCTTatcgctgctgttgtgctTGGGCCTTGGTCACTCGCATGGCTTTGGTGGAAAGATCGGAGGAGGCGGATACGCCCCCGTGTACACCAACTATGTACCGTACCCTGTGGCCCAGCCCGTCCCTGTGCCCGAGCCAATACCTGTCCCTGTTGCGGTCCCACAGCCCTATCCAGTTCTGGTGCCACAGCCTGTTCCCTTCAAGCACGGATGGAAAGGTGGATTGGGCGGCTTTGGCGGCCTGGGCCAGGGACTCGGATATTCCGGAAGCTATTCATCGGCCTACAGCTCAGCTGGCTCCTTTTCCAGTGGTTTTGGTGGCGGCGGTTATGGTGGCGGTATCTGGAAAAGACGCTAA
- the LOC117898719 gene encoding uncharacterized protein LOC117898719 produces the protein MPVLRFNLTNILAVLLLASFSSAEVDREDEHDLEMDPSPEPIDGRSFFFLGTLFRRWRNRWMAYHSSDPLFAGAAYPINGYYNCPIYGCNPAAIGPQPGYYSRPGSFYPLTQQQQQAQGNSNVYIYQTDQNTATSGSGTPAVPLGYGYFGAGSPLRPGQAPIPPILPPLSVGGSSAGAGSYGLGPGQGPGPGPIPIPQFG, from the coding sequence ATGCCAGTGCTCCGCTTTAACCTGACAAATATCTTAGCCGTGCTGCTCTTGGCAAGCTTCAGCAGCGCTGAAGTAGACAGAGAAGACGAGCACGACCTCGAGATGGATCCTTCACCGGAGCCCATCGATGGAcgttcgtttttctttctggGCACACTCTTTCGACGTTGGCGCAATCGCTGGATGGCCTATCACAGTTCTGATCCCCTGTTTGCCGGTGCTGCCTACCCAATCAACGGATACTACAATTGCCCCATCTATGGCTGCAATCCGGCGGCCATTGGACCTCAGCCTGGTTACTATTCTCGTCCAGGCAGCTTCTATCCGCTgacccaacagcaacagcaggctcAAGGCAACAGCAATGTCTACATATATCAGACCGATCAGAACACTGCTACTTCTGGGAGTGGGACACCTGCCGTTCCCCTTGGATACGGATACTTTGGGGCTGGATCGCCGCTTCGACCCGGGCAAGCTCCAATTCCACCCATTTTGCCACCTTTGTCAGTGGGAGGGAGTTCAGCGGGTGCCGGAAGCTATGGCCTTGGCCCAGGACAAGGACCAGGACCTGGACCCATACCAATACCACAATTTGGCTAA
- the LOC117897086 gene encoding attacin-A: MDCQATGNPKTGEALAKCGVTVGHEQVNARAGVFAATPGAGGPVTKGVYGAVNANGHGLSVQHGHIEDIGSSTTASAQASLLHSKHTNLNATGYHSHSRTHDQFGAGLNMQTSGGHSAALGVNRVPQFDVTTMQASGTANLYTSPSGNANLNATGNAMRHMSGPHRGKSDFGGGLNFRYDF, translated from the exons ATGGATTGTCAGGCAACCGGAAACCCCAAGACAGGAGAGGCCCTCGCCAAATGTGGAGTGACGGTTGGACATGAGCAGGTCAATGCCAGAGCAGGAGTCTTTGCAGCGACCCCGGGCGCTGGCGGGCCCGTCACCAAGGGCGTTTATGGAGCAGTAAATGC CAATGGACATGGTCTGTCAGTGCAGCACGGTCATATTGAGGACATTGGTAGCAGCACCACAGCCTCGGCTCAGGCGAGTCTCCTGCACAGCAAGCACACCAATCTCAATGCCACGGGGTatcacagtcacagtcgcacACACGATCAGTTTGGCGCGGGACTCAACATGCAGACATCCGGCGGTCATTCCGCCGCATTGGGGGTTAACCGTGTGCCCCAGTTCGATGTGACCACCATGCAGGCCAGTGGCACGGCCAATCTCTACACCTCACCCAGTGGCAACGCCAATCTGAATGCCACCGGCAATGCCATGCGCCACATGAGTGGACCACATCGCGGCAAATCCGACTTTGGCGGCGGACTCAACTTTCGATACGATTTTTAG
- the LOC117897473 gene encoding LOW QUALITY PROTEIN: dynein regulatory complex subunit 5 (The sequence of the model RefSeq protein was modified relative to this genomic sequence to represent the inferred CDS: inserted 1 base in 1 codon), whose translation MDFTYCEFPSTVSIDTFQAYFNLKDVRLPKVSGKSWDTSQTPTQSQSQSQSQNEAHEGQTNQAKSLRHLVLDAIVENWSELPLFEQLGRREDRNYILSHLDTELPLQLLSSHIREDFFWERGYEQRWRAAPLQARGRERRPWINIYMERHVQEFIENMQAGDYEQEGNVQATLDICAAYINQLEINFLQPSPATIEGNDHIPLDYLLSNLPDLRQLRLSYSTKTAGCNYQTGCNQLTPRDILLLXQGLSQCHELRQFCLHNTKLLPYQMRYLAHSLDKGCHHLGALSFIHCAVGDAGIRGFLETCGRESFGTLTVLDLTNNKITEEGAYILSRTLRHVPLQRLVLRLNPIQSDGAAAIFHTLQAMPIEELDLGSCCITETITKLFMMLICQHTTLLCIDISNNALGEDFGRNLLKIVVCNKVLEKFDLRNTGLSLDMRHKFQEFLTKNIERKKYEALKKKQRDKVKLMMKI comes from the exons ATGGATTTCACGTATTGCGAGTTCCCCAGCACCGTCTCCATCGACACCTTCCAGGCCTATTTCAATCTCAAGGATGTCAGGCTGCCCAAAGTCAGCGGTAAATCATGGGACACAAGCCAGACCCcaacccagagccagagccagagccagagccagaacgaAGCTCACGAAGGCCAGACAAATCAAGCGAAAAGTCTGCGACATCTTGTGCTGGATGCCATCGTGGAGAACTGGAGCG AGCTGCCGCTGTTCGAGCAACTGGGACGGCGCGAGGACCGTAACTATATACTCAGTCATCTGGACACAGAGCTACCGCTGCAGTTGCTCAGCTCGCACATTCGTGAGGATTTCTTTTGGGAGCGGGGCTACGAGCAGCGCTGGCGGGCCGCCCCGTTGCAGGCGCGCGGCAGGGAGCGCCGGCCCTGGATTAACATCTACATGGAGCGACATGTGCAGGAGTTTATTGAGAATATGCAAGCCGGCGACTACGAGCAGGAGGGCAACGTGCAGGCCACCTTGGACATCTGTGCGGCGTACATAAATCAATTGGAGATAAATTTCCTACAGCCCTCACCAGCCACCATCGAGGGAAATG ATCACATTCCGCTTGATTACCTGCTGAGCAATCTGCCGGACTTACGCCAACTGCGACTGAGCTACAGCACCAAGACGGCTGGCTGTAATTACCAAACGGGCTGTAACCAGTTGACACCCAGGGACATACTGCTCC GCCAGGGGCTCAGCCAGTGCCACGAGCTGCGACAGTTCTG TCTGCACAACACCAAACTGCTGCCATATCAGATGCGGTACCTGGCCCACAGTCTGGACAAGGGCTGTCATCATTTGGGCGCATTGTCTTTCATCCACTGTGCGGTGGGGGATGCGGGCATTCGCGGCTTTCTGGAAACCTGCGGCAGGGAGTCTTTTGGCACCCTGACTGTTTTGGATCTGACCAACAATAAGATCA CTGAAGAGGGAGCCTACATCCTCAGTCGCACTCTGCGGCACGTGCCCCTGCAGCGTCTGGTGTTGCGTCTGAATCCCATTCAGAGCGatggcgctgctgccatcTTCCACACCCTTCAGGCCATGCCCATCGAGGAGCTGGATCTGGGCTCGTGTTGCATTACGGAGACCATTACGAAGCTGTTTATGATGCTGATATGTCAGCACACGACGCTGCTTTGCATCGACATATCCAACAATGCCTTGGGAGAG GACTTTGGCAGAAACCTACTAAAGATCGTTGTCTGCAATAAAGTTCTGGAAAAATTTGACTTACGCAATACAGGTCTATCCCTGGATATGCGTCACAAATTCCAAGAATTTCTCACCAAGAATATTGAACGCAAAAAGTACGAGGCCTTGAAGAAGAAGCAACGCGATAAGGTCAAGCTCATGATgaagatttaa